The genomic DNA CGGCGCATTGAGCCTGGTCCTCTTGGCGTCACTGTTAATGATGAGCAACGCCACCCAGGACTCGCAGCGTTTCGGCCAGATGTACTCGGTGCTCTTGGCGGTGAATGCCATTGGGCTCATCACCTTCCTCGTGCTCATTGCCCTCAACGTCCGGCAGCTCTACCGCGATCTGCGCGCGCGACGGCCCGGCGCCCGGCTGCGCCGGCGCATGCTGAGCCTCTTCGTCGCTCTGGCGGTGAGCCCGCTGCTCGTGGTCTATGGGTTTTCCATCGATTTCCTCGGCCGTGGCATCGATAGCTGGTTCGATGTGCGTGTGGCCCAGGCTTTGAAGGACGCGCTCGATCTGAGCCGCGGCGCGCTCCACCAGCAGACACGCAAGCTCCTGAAGCAGACGGAACAGTTGGCCTATGAGCTAATGGAGGGTCCGATCTCCGTCACGCCGCTCGATCTCACGGCGCTCAGGGATCCGAGCAGCACCGTGGTGGCCGATCCGGCCTTACCCATGAATCTCGACGAACTACGCACGAGAAGCGGCGCGGACGAATTGCTGTTACTGACCCGCAAGGGAGGTATCATCGCCTCCAGCAGCGGCGCCCACGAGATCGTGCCCAACCTGCCGAGCGCGGAAATCTTGCTGCAACTGCGGCAAGGACGAAGTTATGTTGGACTGGACGCAATTCGCGATGCCGCGCTCGCCGTCCGCGTCGTCGTCAACGTGCCGGAGATCGGGGCCGCCGCTGATCCCGGTTTATTGCAGGCGCTCTATCCGGTGGCAAGGCGCACGAATAAGCTCGCCGATAACGTGCATTCGGCGTACCTCCAGTATCGCGAACTGTCCTATCTACGGGACCAACTGAAACTTAGTTTCCTAATGACCTTGACCTTGGTCTTGTTGTTCAGCATCCTGGGCGCGGTCTGGGCCGCGTTTTATTCCGCCAACCGCCTGGTTGTCCCGATCCAGGATCTCGCCGCTGGAACCCGGGCCATCGCCGACGGCGATTACGGGCGGGAGTTACACGC from Pseudomonadota bacterium includes the following:
- a CDS encoding HAMP domain-containing protein is translated as MKRARRILLPIGALSLVLLASLLMMSNATQDSQRFGQMYSVLLAVNAIGLITFLVLIALNVRQLYRDLRARRPGARLRRRMLSLFVALAVSPLLVVYGFSIDFLGRGIDSWFDVRVAQALKDALDLSRGALHQQTRKLLKQTEQLAYELMEGPISVTPLDLTALRDPSSTVVADPALPMNLDELRTRSGADELLLLTRKGGIIASSSGAHEIVPNLPSAEILLQLRQGRSYVGLDAIRDAALAVRVVVNVPEIGAAADPGLLQALYPVARRTNKLADNVHSAYLQYRELSYLRDQLKLSFLMTLTLVLLFSILGAVWAAFYSANRLVVPIQDLAAGTRAIADGDYGRELHASSQDELGFLVESFNEMTRKIALARDEAKRSQDQVEAQRSYLEAVLGRLSSGVLTLDPNLSLRTANAAASKILGVELVPLLGQSVGRICAAFPYLQPFGEALRNVPDAPHSDWREQVQLFGTNGRQVLMCRGTTLAGASARVRGHVIVFDDITALLQGQRDAAWGEVARRLAHEIKNPLTPIQLSAERLRQKYLGTLAPKEAEVLDRLTHTIVQQVETMKNMVNTFSEYARTPQMQPKACRLNELIQEILDLYQNVDRDAVFTADLDPELPVTHADPGRLRQVLNNLIKNALEASEGQS